Proteins found in one Epinephelus fuscoguttatus linkage group LG4, E.fuscoguttatus.final_Chr_v1 genomic segment:
- the LOC125887867 gene encoding C-C motif chemokine 4-like produces the protein MAAPRLALSVFVLMLAVITLSEGMRGSGPKKCCFRFNESEVPRDRVTSYIKTSQRCSNPAILLKTKAGHQLCVRPSAPWVKTLITYLDSKAYPGETSNL, from the exons ATGGCTGCTCCTCGTCTcgctctgtctgtgtttgtgctgatgCTGGCTGTCATCACTCTCAGTGAAG GTATGCGTGGTTCTGGCCCAAAGAAATGCTGCTTTCGTTTCAATGAGAGCGAGGTGCCAAGAGACAGAGTGACTAGCTACATCAAGACCAGCCAGCGGTGCTCCAACCCTGCCATCTT GTTGAAGACAAAGGCAGgtcatcagctgtgtgtcagaccTTCAGCCCCTTGGGTGAAGACGCTCATCACCTACCTGGACAGCAAAGCCTACCCAGGAGAGACATCCAACCTGTAA